The Pseudoalteromonas carrageenovora IAM 12662 DNA window CGACCATCAAGGCCATAGCGGTCTTGCTTGAAAATCACCGGACCTTTTGAAGTAAATTTTACTGCAAATGCAATAGCAATAAGGATTGGGGAAATCAACGCCAAAATAATTGAGGAGACAACTATATCCTCCGTGCGCTTAATAAACTCGCGAGCTCCGATAAAAGGCGATTCAAAGACGCTCAATGTATCAAGCTCACCAACATGTTCGATACGTGCATGTATCAGACTTGACACTAAAAAATCGGGAATTATATGGACATCAACGGTTGTATCGCCAAGTTGCAGCAAAATATCTGCTATGCGTTTGTCTGCTTTCATTGGTAATGCTATATATAGAACACCAATATTACCATTTCGAGCGGCAGTAACTGCATCTTGTATCCTACCGGCTACATCATGTTTGACTGAATTTTCGAATAATCGCTCTGGTTTTCGGTCGTCATAGAAGCCTAAAAATTTAAAACCTAGTTCATCATTTTTATTGATTTCGTTGTATAAATGAACAGCGGACTCAGTTGCACCTACAATCGCAACATTTCGTAAATTAATACCTAACCGTCTTCTATTTCTTTTGAATAGATACGTGGCAAGACGCCAGCCGTACATATATGCAACGCTGAGCAAAAACCACAACCCTAAACCAATACGAGAAAGCGAATCAGAAAATTTAAAAACAAAAGATATCAAAAGTAAAAAGGCAAATGAAATAAACAAAGCACCCCAAGCACACATGACCATTGTTCTAAATTTACCGGCCCGCCAAGATCTATAAGCAGATAATATTTCAGCACAATATAAAAAGCTTAATGCAACACTGAGAACTGCCACCATATAAATAGGAGTAAGCTCTAAGCTATAAAATAAAGCTGAACATTGAAAAGCCGTAAATAATGCAAAAATATCGAATAATCGGTAAAAGTTCGCATCAGAAGAACCTGTTGGTTTAAATGTCCTTGAAGATGTCATACTATTAATCCCTATAGTTATCTTACAGTGAAACACGCTTACTAAAAGCAATTTTAATAATATATTAATGTACAGGAAGGTTCAATAATATAATCCTTTATACCTTAAATATTAAGAATGAAAAATAAAACCTATAAATAAATATTGAAAACAAATAAATTTAAACAAAAATAAACAAGCTAAACCAATATAAACTCTTTAAATTAAAAACCCAACCTGACACTCAGCCTAAAAAACATATTAACTCCAGTAAAAATAGAATTAAAATAGCACTAAGCAGATGGAAAAGTTAAAAATATGGCTCCCTGCATGGATAATAAACTTTATATAAATAGACTATGTTATACGAATAAAAACCTAAACCCACGCATGCTTATCATTACTAGAAGTTAGTATCTCCCCGTTACAAAGCATTAGCTTTTATAGGAAAAATATAACCCCATTAAGATTCAGTTTTTTGATTTAATAAAATAATTTAAAAATCTAAATGGTAATAGAATTAAGGTACGTGGGCTTACTTTATAAATTCTATTTAACAAAACCTTATCTAAACCTTTACCAGTAATAAAGTGCTTTACCATTAAATAAGAAAATTGCTCCTCTAGC harbors:
- a CDS encoding undecaprenyl-phosphate glucose phosphotransferase; translation: MTSSRTFKPTGSSDANFYRLFDIFALFTAFQCSALFYSLELTPIYMVAVLSVALSFLYCAEILSAYRSWRAGKFRTMVMCAWGALFISFAFLLLISFVFKFSDSLSRIGLGLWFLLSVAYMYGWRLATYLFKRNRRRLGINLRNVAIVGATESAVHLYNEINKNDELGFKFLGFYDDRKPERLFENSVKHDVAGRIQDAVTAARNGNIGVLYIALPMKADKRIADILLQLGDTTVDVHIIPDFLVSSLIHARIEHVGELDTLSVFESPFIGAREFIKRTEDIVVSSIILALISPILIAIAFAVKFTSKGPVIFKQDRYGLDGRKIKVWKFRSMSVTENSSVVTQATKNDSRITPLGGFLRRTSLDELPQFINVLKGDMSIVGPRPHAVAHNEEYRKKVEFYMLRHKAKPGITGWAQINGWRGETDTLNKMEKRVEFDLHYIKHWSLWFDVQIIFMTIFKGFKNANAY